In a genomic window of Gambusia affinis linkage group LG04, SWU_Gaff_1.0, whole genome shotgun sequence:
- the LOC122829977 gene encoding son of sevenless homolog 1-like isoform X2: MNQPRTGSDPTAGSIFVVLIRFLRRDESGQSELFLVRFGEAQEVCVAPAFTNLLGTKAGSEVLYQVHPNLKSQQEALQYIEDLILQLLSMLCQAQPRSVQDVEERVQRSFPHPIDKWAIADALAAIEKKKRKNPLALPVDKIHPLLKEVLGYKLDHQVCVYMVAVLEYISADILKLAGNYVRNIRHDDITKQDITVAMCADKDEEDMGLFPLLDEEPSANEEQRYCDLVRSFLADGHQYLRQLHLLLKVFREPFASCPALFSTQDVDSIFGRLADIQEVTVKLLGLLEDTVEMTDEGSPHPLVGSCFEDLAEELAFDPYEAYAQEVLHPAFHEHFLDLVTKPGASVHLQSICDGFKEAVRYVLPRLLLTPVYHCLHLLDTLKQLEERSEDEEDKECLRQAITALLNLQSSLERICSRSLAKRRLSEPACRLHSQQVKSKHLAIRRMKDVQRSIDGWEGADIVQCCNEFIMEGTLSRVGAKHERHIFLFDGLMISCKAGHAPPRLPGAAAAEFRLKEKFLMRKVRVVDREDRDGEWRHAFEVAPKDGGGVLFAAKSAEEKNGWMAALVSLQYRGTLERMLDQALLQDEEQQMRLPSVQRYRFAEPDSDQNVVFEDSVQSKSGIPVIKAGTVLKLIERLTFHLYADPNFVRTFLTTYRSFCRPGELLDLLVERFDIPEPAPAESDPTDGLEQVLSADLKRFRKEFVQPVQLRVLNVCRHWVEHHFYDFERDPGLLSRLEDFIASVRGKAMRKWVESITKIIQRKQQVQVSQVSPPPSITFQNSPPPIEWHLCRQGAIETFDLMTLHPIEIARQLTLLESDFYRAVRPSELVGSVWTKEDKELHSPNLLRMIRHTTNLTLWLEKCIVETENLEERVAVVSRIIEILQVFQELNNFNGVLEVVSAMNSSPVYRLDHTFEQIPSRQRKILEEAHELSEDHYKKYLAKLRSINPPCVPFFGIYLTNILKTEEGNPDFLRRHGKDLINFSKRRKVAEITGEIQQYQNQPYCLSVEPDIRKFLENLNPMEDLSEKDFADHLFNKSLEIEPRNTRSLPRFVKRYTCPLKSPGIRPTSARVGSMRHPTPLQNEPRKISYNRVTDSESEGGVISAPNSPRTPLTPPPASASSSTDVGSVFDSPQGPSSPFHSKSKVYVGNLGTGAGKAELERAFGYYGPLRTVWIARNPPGFAFVEFEDSRDAEDAVRGLDGKVICGSRVRVEPSNGMPRRSRYERPPPRRPFDPDDKCYECGQKGHYAYDCHRYGRRGHRSRSRSRSRSRSRSRGRRYSRSRSRSRSRGRRSRSSPRRSRSSSPRRSRSGSPRRLRSGSPGRSRSRSVSKCRSRSGSMGRSHSGSRARSRSASRTPADN, from the exons ATG aaccagccCAGGACTGGTTCTGACCCTACAGCAGGCTCAATCtttgtggttctgatccggttcctGAGGCGAGATGAATCGGGTCAGAGCGAGCTCTTCCTAGTCCGATTCGGAGAAGCACAGGAAGTTTGTGTTGCTCCGGCCTTTACTAACCTTCTGGGGACCAAAGccgggtcagag gtGTTGTACCAGGTACATCCTAACCTGAAGtcccagcaggaggcgctgcagTACATCGAGGACCTGATCCTGCAGCTGCTCAGCATGCTGTGTCAGGCTCAGCCGCGCAGCGTGCAGGACGTggag GAGCGGGTCCAGAGGAGTTTCCCTCACCCCATTGATAAGTGGGCAATCGCCGATGCTCTGGCTGCCAtcgagaagaagaagaggaagaaccCGCTGGCACTTCCTGTCGACAAGATCCACCCCCTGCTCAAG GAGGTGTTGGGCTATAAACTCGACCATCAGGTCTGCGTCTACATGGTCGCCGTTCTGGAGTATATCTCGGCAGACATCTTGAAGCTGGCGGGGAATTACGTCAGGAACATCCGCCATGATGACATCACCAAGCAGGACATCACTGTGGCGATGTGCGCCGACAAG GACGAGGAGGACATGGGTCTGTTCCCGCTGCTGGACGAGGAGCCGTCGGCCAATGAGGAGCAGCGATACTGCGACCTGGTCCGGAGCTTCCTGGCTGACGGACACCAGTACCTGAGGCAGCTGCACCTGTTGCTCAAGGTGTTCAGGGAGCCCTTCGCCTCCTGCCCCGCCCTCTTCTCCACACAG GACGTGGACAGCATCTTTGGCCGCCTGGCGGACATCCAGGAAGTGACGGTGAAGCTGCTGGGCCTGCTGGAGGACACGGTGGAGATGACGGACGAGGGGAGCCCACACCCACTGGTGGGCAGCTGCTTTGAGGACCTGGCAGAG GAGTTGGCCTTTGACCCCTATGAGGCGTATGCTCAGGAAGTCCTGCATCCTGCCTTCCACGAACACTTCCTGGATCTAGTGACCAAACCTGGAGCCTCTGTCCATCTGCAG TCCATCTGCGACGGATTTAAAGAAGCCGTCCGCTACGTCCTGCCCAGGCTGCTGCTGACCCCCGTCTACCACTGCCTCCACCTGCTGGACACACTGAAG caactggAGGAGCGCAGCGAGGATGAGGAGGATAAGGAGTGTCTTCGTCAGGCCATCACGGCGCTGCTGAACCTGCAGAGCAGCTTGGAGAGGATCTGCTCCAGGAGCCTGGCCAAGCGGAGACTCAG cgAGCCGGCCTGCCGGCTCCACAGCCAGCAGGTAAAGAGTAAGCACCTGGCCATTAGGAGGATGAAGGATGTCCAGCGGAGCATCGACGGCTGGGAGGGGGCGGACATTGTCCAGTGCTGTAACGAGTTTATCATGGAGGGCACGTTGAGCCGCGTCGGTGCCAAGCACGAGCGCCACATCTTCCTGTTCGACGGTCTGATGATCAGCTGCAAGGCTGGCCACGCGCCTCCGCGGCTGCCCGGCGCTGCCGCCGCCGAGTTCCGCCTCAAGGAGAAGTTCTTGATGCGGAAGGTCCGGGTGGTGGACCGGGAGGACCGGGACGGCGAGTGGCGCCACGCCTTCGAGGTGGCGCCGAAGGACGGCGGCGGCGTGCTGTTCGCCGCCAAGTCAGCAGAGGAGAAGAACGGGTGGATGGCGGCGCTGGTGTCGCTGCAGTACCGCGGCACGCTGGAGCGCATGCTGGACCAGGCGCTGCTGCAGGACGAGGAGCAGCAGATGCGGCTGCCGTCGGTCCAGCGGTACCGCTTCGCCGAACCCGATTCGGACCAGAACGTTGTGTTTGAGGACAGCGTCCAGTCCAAGTCTGGCATCCCCGTCATTAAAGCCGGGACAGTCCTGAAGCTCATCGAGAGGCTCACCTTCCACCTATACGCAG ATCCAAACTTTGTCCGGACCTTTCTGACCACGTACAGGTCCTTCTGCCGGCCCGGGGAGCTGCTGGACCTGCTGGTAGAGAG GTTTGACATTCCTGAGCCAGCGCCGGCCGAATCGGACCCGACAGACGGGTTGGAGCAGGTTCTCAGCGCCGACCTAAAACGGTTCCGTAAAGAGTTTGTTCAGCCGGTCCAGCTCAG GGTTCTGAACGTGTGCCGCCACTGGGTAGAGCATCACTTCTACGACTTCGAGCGAGATCCGGGTCTGCTGAGCCGACTGGAGGACTTCATCGCTTCGGTCAGAG GGAAGGCCATGAGGAAATGGGTGGAGTCCATCACTAAGATCATCCAGAGGAAGCAGCAGGTGCAGGTGAGCCAGGTGAGCCCCCCCCCCAGCATCACCTTCCAGAACTCGCCCCCCCCCATCGAGTGGCACCTCTGCAGGCAAGGAGCCATTGAGACCTTTGACCTCATGACCCTTCACCCCATTGAGATCGCCCGCCAGCTGACGCTGCTCGAGTCTGACTTCTACAG GGCGGTGCGTCCGTCAGAGCTGGTGGGAAGTGTCTGGACCAAGGAGGACAAGGAGCTGCACTCGCCCAACCTGCTGAGGATGATCCGGCACACCACCAACCTCACACTGTGGCTGGAGAA GTGCATTGTTGAGACGGAGAACCTGGAGGAGCGGGTTGCCGTGGTTTCTCGGATCATCGAGATCTTACAGGTTTTTCAGGAACTGAATAACTTCAACGGCGTTCTGGAAGTGGTCAGCGCCATGAACTCCTCACCTGTCTATAGACTGGACCACACTTTCGAG CAAATCCCGAGTCGCCAGAGGAAGATCCTGGAAGAAGCTCATGAGCTGAGTGAAGATCACTACAAGAAATACCTGGCCAAGCTGCGCTCCATCAACCCGCCCTGCGTCCCGTTCTTTG GGATCTATCTGACCAACATCCTGAAGACGGAGGAGGGAAACCCGGACTTCCTGCGGCGACACGGCAAAGACCTGATCAACTTCAGCAAGAGGCGGAAAGTGGCAGAGATCACTGGAGAGATCCAACAGTACCAGAACCAGCCTTACTGCCTGAGCGTGGAGCCCGACATCAGG AAGTTCTTGGAGAACCTGAACCCGATGGAGGACCTGTCCGAGAAGGACTTTGCTGATCATCTCTTCAACAAGTCCTTGGAGATCGAACCTCGAAACACGCGGTCGTTGCCTCGTTTC GTGAAGCGGTACACCTGTCCTCTGAAGTCCCCGGGAATCAGACCCACGTCCGCAAGGGTCGGCTCCATGAGACATCCCACCCCACTGCAGAACGAGCCCAGGAAGATCAGCTACAACCGGGTCACCGACAGCGAGTCTGAAGGTGGTGTCATCTCTGCTCCCAACTCCCCCCGCACGCCGCTGACTCCGCCCCCGGCCTCTGCGTCCAGCTCCACAGATGTGGGCAGCGTGTTCGACTCGCCTCAGGGTCCAAGCAGCCCCTTCCACTCAA AGTCCAAGGTTTACGTGGGGAACCTGGGAACCGGCGCCGGGAAGGCCGAGCTGGAGCGGGCCTTTGGGTACTACGGGCCTCTCAGAACCGTCTGGATCGCCAGGAACCCGCCGGGCTTTGCCTTTGTGGAATTTGAAGATTCCAGGGATGCCGAGGACGCCGTCCGAGGGCTGGATGGGAA GGTGATCTGCGGCAGCCGGGTCCGGGTGGAGCCATCCAACGGGATGCCGCGGCGTTCCCGCTACGAGAGGCCGCCGCCACGGCGACCGTTTGACCCCGACGACAAGTGCTATGAGTGTGGACAGAAAGGCCACTACGCCTACGACTGCCACCGCTACGGCCGCCGCGGCCACCGCAGCAG GTCCCGGTCTAGGTCCCGGTCCCGATCCCGGTCCCGGGGGAGGCGGTATTCCCGGAGCCGGAGTCGCAGCCGGAGTCGAGGGAGGAG atcCAGGTCCTCTCCTCGGCGATCCAGGTCCAGCTCACCCAGAAGGTCCAGGTCCGGTTCACCCAGAAGGCTGCGGTCTGGTTCTCCTGGGAGGTCCCGGTCCCGGTCGGTGTCAAAGTGCCGCAGCAG GTCTGGATCCATGGGCCGGTCTCATTCCGGATCTCGAGCCAGAAG
- the LOC122829977 gene encoding son of sevenless homolog 1-like isoform X1, whose protein sequence is MNQPRTGSDPTAGSIFVVLIRFLRRDESGQSELFLVRFGEAQEVCVAPAFTNLLGTKAGSEVLYQVHPNLKSQQEALQYIEDLILQLLSMLCQAQPRSVQDVEERVQRSFPHPIDKWAIADALAAIEKKKRKNPLALPVDKIHPLLKEVLGYKLDHQVCVYMVAVLEYISADILKLAGNYVRNIRHDDITKQDITVAMCADKVLMDMFHQDEEDMGLFPLLDEEPSANEEQRYCDLVRSFLADGHQYLRQLHLLLKVFREPFASCPALFSTQDVDSIFGRLADIQEVTVKLLGLLEDTVEMTDEGSPHPLVGSCFEDLAEELAFDPYEAYAQEVLHPAFHEHFLDLVTKPGASVHLQSICDGFKEAVRYVLPRLLLTPVYHCLHLLDTLKQLEERSEDEEDKECLRQAITALLNLQSSLERICSRSLAKRRLSEPACRLHSQQVKSKHLAIRRMKDVQRSIDGWEGADIVQCCNEFIMEGTLSRVGAKHERHIFLFDGLMISCKAGHAPPRLPGAAAAEFRLKEKFLMRKVRVVDREDRDGEWRHAFEVAPKDGGGVLFAAKSAEEKNGWMAALVSLQYRGTLERMLDQALLQDEEQQMRLPSVQRYRFAEPDSDQNVVFEDSVQSKSGIPVIKAGTVLKLIERLTFHLYADPNFVRTFLTTYRSFCRPGELLDLLVERFDIPEPAPAESDPTDGLEQVLSADLKRFRKEFVQPVQLRVLNVCRHWVEHHFYDFERDPGLLSRLEDFIASVRGKAMRKWVESITKIIQRKQQVQVSQVSPPPSITFQNSPPPIEWHLCRQGAIETFDLMTLHPIEIARQLTLLESDFYRAVRPSELVGSVWTKEDKELHSPNLLRMIRHTTNLTLWLEKCIVETENLEERVAVVSRIIEILQVFQELNNFNGVLEVVSAMNSSPVYRLDHTFEQIPSRQRKILEEAHELSEDHYKKYLAKLRSINPPCVPFFGIYLTNILKTEEGNPDFLRRHGKDLINFSKRRKVAEITGEIQQYQNQPYCLSVEPDIRKFLENLNPMEDLSEKDFADHLFNKSLEIEPRNTRSLPRFVKRYTCPLKSPGIRPTSARVGSMRHPTPLQNEPRKISYNRVTDSESEGGVISAPNSPRTPLTPPPASASSSTDVGSVFDSPQGPSSPFHSKSKVYVGNLGTGAGKAELERAFGYYGPLRTVWIARNPPGFAFVEFEDSRDAEDAVRGLDGKVICGSRVRVEPSNGMPRRSRYERPPPRRPFDPDDKCYECGQKGHYAYDCHRYGRRGHRSRSRSRSRSRSRSRGRRYSRSRSRSRSRGRRSRSSPRRSRSSSPRRSRSGSPRRLRSGSPGRSRSRSVSKCRSRSGSMGRSHSGSRARSRSASRTPADN, encoded by the exons ATG aaccagccCAGGACTGGTTCTGACCCTACAGCAGGCTCAATCtttgtggttctgatccggttcctGAGGCGAGATGAATCGGGTCAGAGCGAGCTCTTCCTAGTCCGATTCGGAGAAGCACAGGAAGTTTGTGTTGCTCCGGCCTTTACTAACCTTCTGGGGACCAAAGccgggtcagag gtGTTGTACCAGGTACATCCTAACCTGAAGtcccagcaggaggcgctgcagTACATCGAGGACCTGATCCTGCAGCTGCTCAGCATGCTGTGTCAGGCTCAGCCGCGCAGCGTGCAGGACGTggag GAGCGGGTCCAGAGGAGTTTCCCTCACCCCATTGATAAGTGGGCAATCGCCGATGCTCTGGCTGCCAtcgagaagaagaagaggaagaaccCGCTGGCACTTCCTGTCGACAAGATCCACCCCCTGCTCAAG GAGGTGTTGGGCTATAAACTCGACCATCAGGTCTGCGTCTACATGGTCGCCGTTCTGGAGTATATCTCGGCAGACATCTTGAAGCTGGCGGGGAATTACGTCAGGAACATCCGCCATGATGACATCACCAAGCAGGACATCACTGTGGCGATGTGCGCCGACAAG GTTCTGATGGACATGTTCCACCAGGACGAGGAGGACATGGGTCTGTTCCCGCTGCTGGACGAGGAGCCGTCGGCCAATGAGGAGCAGCGATACTGCGACCTGGTCCGGAGCTTCCTGGCTGACGGACACCAGTACCTGAGGCAGCTGCACCTGTTGCTCAAGGTGTTCAGGGAGCCCTTCGCCTCCTGCCCCGCCCTCTTCTCCACACAG GACGTGGACAGCATCTTTGGCCGCCTGGCGGACATCCAGGAAGTGACGGTGAAGCTGCTGGGCCTGCTGGAGGACACGGTGGAGATGACGGACGAGGGGAGCCCACACCCACTGGTGGGCAGCTGCTTTGAGGACCTGGCAGAG GAGTTGGCCTTTGACCCCTATGAGGCGTATGCTCAGGAAGTCCTGCATCCTGCCTTCCACGAACACTTCCTGGATCTAGTGACCAAACCTGGAGCCTCTGTCCATCTGCAG TCCATCTGCGACGGATTTAAAGAAGCCGTCCGCTACGTCCTGCCCAGGCTGCTGCTGACCCCCGTCTACCACTGCCTCCACCTGCTGGACACACTGAAG caactggAGGAGCGCAGCGAGGATGAGGAGGATAAGGAGTGTCTTCGTCAGGCCATCACGGCGCTGCTGAACCTGCAGAGCAGCTTGGAGAGGATCTGCTCCAGGAGCCTGGCCAAGCGGAGACTCAG cgAGCCGGCCTGCCGGCTCCACAGCCAGCAGGTAAAGAGTAAGCACCTGGCCATTAGGAGGATGAAGGATGTCCAGCGGAGCATCGACGGCTGGGAGGGGGCGGACATTGTCCAGTGCTGTAACGAGTTTATCATGGAGGGCACGTTGAGCCGCGTCGGTGCCAAGCACGAGCGCCACATCTTCCTGTTCGACGGTCTGATGATCAGCTGCAAGGCTGGCCACGCGCCTCCGCGGCTGCCCGGCGCTGCCGCCGCCGAGTTCCGCCTCAAGGAGAAGTTCTTGATGCGGAAGGTCCGGGTGGTGGACCGGGAGGACCGGGACGGCGAGTGGCGCCACGCCTTCGAGGTGGCGCCGAAGGACGGCGGCGGCGTGCTGTTCGCCGCCAAGTCAGCAGAGGAGAAGAACGGGTGGATGGCGGCGCTGGTGTCGCTGCAGTACCGCGGCACGCTGGAGCGCATGCTGGACCAGGCGCTGCTGCAGGACGAGGAGCAGCAGATGCGGCTGCCGTCGGTCCAGCGGTACCGCTTCGCCGAACCCGATTCGGACCAGAACGTTGTGTTTGAGGACAGCGTCCAGTCCAAGTCTGGCATCCCCGTCATTAAAGCCGGGACAGTCCTGAAGCTCATCGAGAGGCTCACCTTCCACCTATACGCAG ATCCAAACTTTGTCCGGACCTTTCTGACCACGTACAGGTCCTTCTGCCGGCCCGGGGAGCTGCTGGACCTGCTGGTAGAGAG GTTTGACATTCCTGAGCCAGCGCCGGCCGAATCGGACCCGACAGACGGGTTGGAGCAGGTTCTCAGCGCCGACCTAAAACGGTTCCGTAAAGAGTTTGTTCAGCCGGTCCAGCTCAG GGTTCTGAACGTGTGCCGCCACTGGGTAGAGCATCACTTCTACGACTTCGAGCGAGATCCGGGTCTGCTGAGCCGACTGGAGGACTTCATCGCTTCGGTCAGAG GGAAGGCCATGAGGAAATGGGTGGAGTCCATCACTAAGATCATCCAGAGGAAGCAGCAGGTGCAGGTGAGCCAGGTGAGCCCCCCCCCCAGCATCACCTTCCAGAACTCGCCCCCCCCCATCGAGTGGCACCTCTGCAGGCAAGGAGCCATTGAGACCTTTGACCTCATGACCCTTCACCCCATTGAGATCGCCCGCCAGCTGACGCTGCTCGAGTCTGACTTCTACAG GGCGGTGCGTCCGTCAGAGCTGGTGGGAAGTGTCTGGACCAAGGAGGACAAGGAGCTGCACTCGCCCAACCTGCTGAGGATGATCCGGCACACCACCAACCTCACACTGTGGCTGGAGAA GTGCATTGTTGAGACGGAGAACCTGGAGGAGCGGGTTGCCGTGGTTTCTCGGATCATCGAGATCTTACAGGTTTTTCAGGAACTGAATAACTTCAACGGCGTTCTGGAAGTGGTCAGCGCCATGAACTCCTCACCTGTCTATAGACTGGACCACACTTTCGAG CAAATCCCGAGTCGCCAGAGGAAGATCCTGGAAGAAGCTCATGAGCTGAGTGAAGATCACTACAAGAAATACCTGGCCAAGCTGCGCTCCATCAACCCGCCCTGCGTCCCGTTCTTTG GGATCTATCTGACCAACATCCTGAAGACGGAGGAGGGAAACCCGGACTTCCTGCGGCGACACGGCAAAGACCTGATCAACTTCAGCAAGAGGCGGAAAGTGGCAGAGATCACTGGAGAGATCCAACAGTACCAGAACCAGCCTTACTGCCTGAGCGTGGAGCCCGACATCAGG AAGTTCTTGGAGAACCTGAACCCGATGGAGGACCTGTCCGAGAAGGACTTTGCTGATCATCTCTTCAACAAGTCCTTGGAGATCGAACCTCGAAACACGCGGTCGTTGCCTCGTTTC GTGAAGCGGTACACCTGTCCTCTGAAGTCCCCGGGAATCAGACCCACGTCCGCAAGGGTCGGCTCCATGAGACATCCCACCCCACTGCAGAACGAGCCCAGGAAGATCAGCTACAACCGGGTCACCGACAGCGAGTCTGAAGGTGGTGTCATCTCTGCTCCCAACTCCCCCCGCACGCCGCTGACTCCGCCCCCGGCCTCTGCGTCCAGCTCCACAGATGTGGGCAGCGTGTTCGACTCGCCTCAGGGTCCAAGCAGCCCCTTCCACTCAA AGTCCAAGGTTTACGTGGGGAACCTGGGAACCGGCGCCGGGAAGGCCGAGCTGGAGCGGGCCTTTGGGTACTACGGGCCTCTCAGAACCGTCTGGATCGCCAGGAACCCGCCGGGCTTTGCCTTTGTGGAATTTGAAGATTCCAGGGATGCCGAGGACGCCGTCCGAGGGCTGGATGGGAA GGTGATCTGCGGCAGCCGGGTCCGGGTGGAGCCATCCAACGGGATGCCGCGGCGTTCCCGCTACGAGAGGCCGCCGCCACGGCGACCGTTTGACCCCGACGACAAGTGCTATGAGTGTGGACAGAAAGGCCACTACGCCTACGACTGCCACCGCTACGGCCGCCGCGGCCACCGCAGCAG GTCCCGGTCTAGGTCCCGGTCCCGATCCCGGTCCCGGGGGAGGCGGTATTCCCGGAGCCGGAGTCGCAGCCGGAGTCGAGGGAGGAG atcCAGGTCCTCTCCTCGGCGATCCAGGTCCAGCTCACCCAGAAGGTCCAGGTCCGGTTCACCCAGAAGGCTGCGGTCTGGTTCTCCTGGGAGGTCCCGGTCCCGGTCGGTGTCAAAGTGCCGCAGCAG GTCTGGATCCATGGGCCGGTCTCATTCCGGATCTCGAGCCAGAAG
- the LOC122829977 gene encoding serine/arginine-rich splicing factor 7-like isoform X8, whose protein sequence is MSRFGRYGGESKVYVGNLGTGAGKAELERAFGYYGPLRTVWIARNPPGFAFVEFEDSRDAEDAVRGLDGKVICGSRVRVEPSNGMPRRSRYERPPPRRPFDPDDKCYECGQKGHYAYDCHRYGRRGHRSRSRSRSRSRSRSRGRRYSRSRSRSRSRGRRSRSSPRRSRSSSPRRSRSGSPRRLRSGSPGRSRSRSVSKCRSRSGSMGRSHSGSRARSRSASRTPADN, encoded by the exons ATGTCCCGCTTCGGGCGCTACGGAGGAG AGTCCAAGGTTTACGTGGGGAACCTGGGAACCGGCGCCGGGAAGGCCGAGCTGGAGCGGGCCTTTGGGTACTACGGGCCTCTCAGAACCGTCTGGATCGCCAGGAACCCGCCGGGCTTTGCCTTTGTGGAATTTGAAGATTCCAGGGATGCCGAGGACGCCGTCCGAGGGCTGGATGGGAA GGTGATCTGCGGCAGCCGGGTCCGGGTGGAGCCATCCAACGGGATGCCGCGGCGTTCCCGCTACGAGAGGCCGCCGCCACGGCGACCGTTTGACCCCGACGACAAGTGCTATGAGTGTGGACAGAAAGGCCACTACGCCTACGACTGCCACCGCTACGGCCGCCGCGGCCACCGCAGCAG GTCCCGGTCTAGGTCCCGGTCCCGATCCCGGTCCCGGGGGAGGCGGTATTCCCGGAGCCGGAGTCGCAGCCGGAGTCGAGGGAGGAG atcCAGGTCCTCTCCTCGGCGATCCAGGTCCAGCTCACCCAGAAGGTCCAGGTCCGGTTCACCCAGAAGGCTGCGGTCTGGTTCTCCTGGGAGGTCCCGGTCCCGGTCGGTGTCAAAGTGCCGCAGCAG GTCTGGATCCATGGGCCGGTCTCATTCCGGATCTCGAGCCAGAAG